The proteins below are encoded in one region of Homo sapiens chromosome 2, GRCh38.p14 Primary Assembly:
- the NIFK gene encoding MKI67 FHA domain-interacting nucleolar phosphoprotein: MATFSGPAGPILSLNPQEDVEFQKEVAQVRKRITQRKKQEQLTPGVVYVRHLPNLLDETQIFSYFSQFGTVTRFRLSRSKRTGNSKGYAFVEFESEDVAKIVAETMNNYLFGERLLECHFMPPEKVHKELFKDWNIPFKQPSYPSVKRYNRNRTLTQKLRMEERFKKKERLLRKKLAKKGIDYDFPSLILQKTESISKTNRQTSTKGQVLRKKKKKVSGTLDTPEKTVDSQGPTPVCTPTFLERRKSQVAELNDDDKDDEIVFKQPISCVKEEIQETQTPTHSRKKRRRSSNQ; encoded by the exons ATGGCGACTTTTTCTGGCCCGGCTGGGCCAATCCTGTCGCTTAATCCGCAGGAAGATGTCGAGTTTCAAAAGGAGGTGGCGCAGGTTCGCAAGCGCATAACCCAG cgaaaaaaacaagaacaacttACTCCTGGAGTAGTCTATGTGCGCCACCTACCTAACCTACTTGACGAAACCCAGATCTTTTCATATTTCTCCCAGTTTGGCACTGTGACACGGTTCAGGCTGTCCAGAAGTAAAAGG ACTGGAAATAGCAAAGGCTATGCATTTGTGGAGTTTGAGTCTGAGGATGTTGCCAAAATAGTTGCTGAAACAATGAACAACTACCTGTTTGGTGAAAGACTCTTGGAGT gtCATTTTATGCCACCTGAAAAAGTACATAAAGAACTCTTTAAAGACTGGAATATTCCATTTAAGCAGCCATCATATCCATCAGTGAAACGGTATAATCGGAATCGGACACTAACACAAAAGCTACGGATGGAGGAgcgatttaaaaagaaagaaagattactCAGGAAGAAATTAGCTAAAAAAGGAATTGACTATGATTTTCCTTCTTTG attttacagAAAACGGAAAGTATTTCAAAAACTAATCGTCAGACGTCTACAAAAGGCcag gttttacgtaagaagaagaaaaaagtttcagGTACTCTTGACACTCCTGAGAAGACTGTGGATAGCCAG GGCCCCACACCAGTTTGTACACCAACATTTTTGGAGAGGCGAAAATCTCAAGTGGCTGAACTGAATGATGATGATAAAGATGATGAAATAGTTTTCAAACAGCCCATATCCTgtgtaaaagaagaaatacaagagaCTCAAACACCTACACATTCACGGAAAAAAAGACGAAGAAGCAGCAATCAGTGA